From a region of the Drosophila ananassae strain 14024-0371.13 chromosome XL, ASM1763931v2, whole genome shotgun sequence genome:
- the LOC6502889 gene encoding 60S acidic ribosomal protein P2, whose translation MRYVAAYLLAVLGGKDSPAIADLEKILSSVGVEVDSERLTKVIKELSGKSIEELVKEGREKLSTMPVGSAAVASPAPGATAPTGSGDKKESKKEEKKEESESEDDDMGFALFE comes from the coding sequence ATGCGTTACGTGGCTGCATATTTGTTGGCGGTTCTTGGAGGAAAGGATAGTCCCGCCATCGCTGACCTGGAGAAAATTCTTAGTTCTGTTGGTGTTGAAGTCGATTCGGAACGTTTGACGAAAGTCATCAAAGAGCTCAGCGGTAAAAGTATTGAAGAATTGGTTAAGGAGGGGCGTGAGAAGCTTTCTACTATGCCCGTTGGTAGTGCTGCAGTTGCCTCTCCGGCTCCTGGTGCTACTGCTCCTACAGGTTCCGGCGACAAAAAGGAATCTAAGAAGGAGGAAAAGAAAGAGGAATCTGAGTCTGAGGACGACGACATGGGTTTCGCTCTCTTTgaataa